ATCGACTTCTCTTCATTATATCGGCTAGTTCTCGCCCCTTACCGATAGTATACTTTTGCTTTGTCTGCTTTTTCGGGGTCAGGCCACTCCCTATCCCGATGAGAACCGCCCGTATCCTTGCCGATCAGAATCAGTCCTCCGCTGTCTACCACGTGATTTCCCGGGTGGTGGATCGTCAGTTTGTTCTGGGAGATGAGGAACGGGAGCAGTTTGTGCGGTTCATGCGGATGTATGCTCGCTTTGGTGGGGTGGAGATTTTGACCTTTTGCGTGATGAGCAATCACTTCCATCTTCTGGTGGAAGTGCCTTCTTCTGAGGGTTTTACGCTTTCGGATGAGGAGATTCTGGAGCGCTGTTCTCACGTCTACAGCGAGGCCGCTCTCCGGGAGATCCGCTGGAAGCTGACCGAGCTGTGTCCTTCTCAGGGAGGGCAGGCCTTGGCTGAGTTTCGGGAGTCTTTGCTCTACCGGATGAACAGTCTTTCGGAGTTTATGAAAACGCTCAAGCAGCGCTTCACGCAGTGGTTCAATAAGAAGCATGGGCGGAGGGGGACGCTTTGGGAGGATCGCTTCAAGAGTGTGCTGGTGGAGAATAGTGTGGGAGCCATCGATGCCATGGCGGCTTACATTGATCTCAATCCGGTGCGGGCTGGGATGGTGGAGGATCCCAAGGATTACCGCTGGTGTGGGTATGGAGAGGCTGTGGGCAGCGGGTGTGAGGAGGCTGTTTGTGGGCTGGCCCGGGTGGTGGAGGCGCGGGGAACTTCGCTTGGTGTGGCTGGGGGGAGCTCGAAAGCCGAGAGGAAGCGGGTGCTGGCCGAGTATCGGGTGGCGCTTTTTGGGAGGGCCGAGAGGACGAGTTCTAGAAAAGGTGTGACGGAGGCCCGAGTGGAGGAGGTGTTGGCTGCCAAGGGGCAGTTGCGACGCCATGAGTGGTTGCTTTGCCGGGTGCGCTATTTCAGCGATGGGGTGGTCATCGGGAGCAGGGGCTTTGTGGAGGGGTTCTTTGAGGCCAGGAGGGAGAGGTTTGGGCCGAAGCGCA
The sequence above is a segment of the Verrucomicrobiota bacterium genome. Coding sequences within it:
- a CDS encoding transposase gives rise to the protein MRTARILADQNQSSAVYHVISRVVDRQFVLGDEEREQFVRFMRMYARFGGVEILTFCVMSNHFHLLVEVPSSEGFTLSDEEILERCSHVYSEAALREIRWKLTELCPSQGGQALAEFRESLLYRMNSLSEFMKTLKQRFTQWFNKKHGRRGTLWEDRFKSVLVENSVGAIDAMAAYIDLNPVRAGMVEDPKDYRWCGYGEAVGSGCEEAVCGLARVVEARGTSLGVAGGSSKAERKRVLAEYRVALFGRAERTSSRKGVTEARVEEVLAAKGQLRRHEWLLCRVRYFSDGVVIGSRGFVEGFFEARRERFGPKR